One Chryseobacterium wanjuense genomic region harbors:
- the rimO gene encoding 30S ribosomal protein S12 methylthiotransferase RimO, whose amino-acid sequence MRTKSVGKKKINVVTLGCSKNVYDSEVLMSQLKANGKEVVHEDKGDIVVINTCGFIDNAKEESINTILDYVEAKNRGEVEKVFVTGCLSERYKPDLIREIPDVDQYFGTRDLPILLKHLGADYKHELVGERMTTTPKHYAYLKISEGCDRPCSFCAIPLMRGGHVSTPIEKLVTEAQKLAKKGTKELILIAQDLTYYGLDIYKKRALGDLLKELVKVEGIEWIRLHYAFPSGFPEDVLDIIREEEKVCNYIDIPLQHINSDLLKSMKRGTTHEKTDALLSKFREKVPDMAIRTTLIVGYPGETEERFQELKDWVREQRFDRLGCFTYSHEENTSAYVLEDDIPQEIKEARVEEIMELQSQISWEKNQEKIGNIYKCIFDRKEGNYFVGRTEYDSPDVDNTVLVSAENTYISIGDFADVRITSAEEFDLYGELT is encoded by the coding sequence ATGCGCACAAAATCTGTAGGTAAGAAGAAAATTAATGTTGTAACGCTTGGATGTTCCAAGAACGTATATGATTCTGAAGTCTTGATGAGCCAGCTGAAAGCCAATGGTAAAGAAGTTGTTCATGAAGACAAGGGAGATATTGTGGTCATCAATACCTGCGGATTTATTGATAATGCAAAGGAAGAATCCATCAACACCATTCTGGATTATGTAGAAGCCAAAAACAGAGGTGAAGTTGAAAAAGTTTTCGTGACAGGTTGTCTTTCAGAAAGATATAAACCGGATTTAATAAGAGAAATTCCGGATGTGGATCAATATTTTGGGACAAGAGATCTTCCGATTTTGTTAAAGCACTTAGGTGCAGATTACAAGCATGAGCTGGTAGGAGAAAGAATGACAACTACTCCGAAGCATTATGCCTATTTGAAGATTTCCGAAGGTTGCGACAGACCTTGCTCTTTCTGTGCAATTCCTTTAATGAGAGGAGGGCACGTTTCCACGCCGATTGAAAAACTGGTTACCGAAGCGCAGAAATTAGCAAAAAAAGGAACTAAAGAATTAATTTTAATTGCTCAGGATCTTACGTATTACGGACTGGATATTTACAAAAAACGCGCATTGGGTGACCTTTTGAAAGAATTGGTAAAAGTAGAAGGCATCGAATGGATTCGTCTTCATTATGCTTTCCCGAGCGGTTTTCCGGAGGATGTTTTAGATATTATCCGTGAAGAAGAGAAGGTTTGCAATTATATCGATATTCCACTTCAGCATATCAATTCAGATTTATTAAAATCAATGAAGAGAGGAACTACTCATGAAAAAACGGATGCACTTTTAAGTAAATTCAGAGAGAAAGTTCCTGATATGGCAATCAGAACTACGTTAATTGTAGGGTATCCCGGAGAAACGGAAGAAAGATTCCAGGAATTGAAAGATTGGGTGAGAGAACAAAGGTTCGACAGACTGGGATGTTTCACCTATTCACATGAGGAAAATACTTCTGCGTATGTTTTGGAAGATGATATTCCGCAAGAAATCAAAGAAGCAAGAGTAGAAGAGATCATGGAATTGCAGTCTCAGATTTCGTGGGAAAAAAACCAGGAGAAAATAGGGAATATATATAAATGTATTTTTGATCGTAAAGAAGGAAATTATTTTGTTGGAAGAACAGAATACGACTCGCCGGATGTAGATAATACAGTATTGGTTTCGGCAGAAAATACGTACATTTCTATTGGTGATTTTGCTGATGTACGAATCACTTCTGCCGAGGAATTTGATCTTTATGGTGAATTAACATAA
- a CDS encoding sugar transferase has translation MNQYRYWKVIFDCFFAAVLIILFLPLLIVLFIVASVDTRSNGIFCQKRIGQYGKLFIIYKFKTIRDKDEYCSKTGSVLRKYKLDELPQLFNIIKCEMSFVGPRPDIEGYYDKLQGDDRKVLELKPGITSEASIKYSNEETILKAQNEPLFYNDEVLFPDKVKMNLVYLENMSLSNDFKILTKTIFKIFIK, from the coding sequence ATGAATCAATACAGGTATTGGAAGGTTATTTTCGATTGCTTTTTTGCAGCAGTTCTTATCATTCTGTTTTTACCGTTATTGATTGTATTATTTATTGTAGCAAGTGTAGACACCCGATCCAATGGTATTTTTTGTCAAAAGAGAATCGGACAATATGGAAAGCTGTTTATTATTTATAAATTTAAAACCATTCGGGATAAAGATGAATATTGTTCCAAAACCGGATCGGTATTAAGAAAATATAAACTTGACGAATTGCCACAATTATTTAATATCATAAAATGCGAAATGAGCTTTGTAGGTCCCAGACCTGATATTGAAGGGTATTACGACAAACTTCAGGGTGACGACAGAAAAGTTTTAGAATTAAAACCGGGAATCACTTCTGAAGCAAGCATTAAATACAGTAATGAAGAAACAATATTAAAAGCCCAGAACGAACCGCTGTTTTATAATGATGAGGTTTTATTTCCGGATAAGGTTAAAATGAATTTAGTATACCTGGAAAATATGTCTTTATCAAATGATTTTAAAATCCTCACAAAAACTATATTTAAAATATTCATAAAATAA
- a CDS encoding glycosyltransferase family 4 protein: MNVLFLTLVKIDTLQQRGIYHDLMREFSAHGHNLYIVSPLERRENKKTCIKTDGNTKFLNVKTLNILKTNFIEKGISTLSIEKLFLRAIKKYFSDVKFDLVIYSTPPITFTNLIKFIKKRDNAKTYLLLKDIFPQNAVDMQFMSEKGFFYKYFRNKEKELYNISDKIGCMSKANVDFVLRHNSYIPKEKVEINPNSIQIQGFEEISQEDKNQIKSKYNIPTDKKIFIYGGNLGKPQGIDFLIKTLDAEKENKKGFFVIVGAGTEYEKIKDWIDKANPKNVLLISFLPKNDYDLLVRVCDVGLIFLHKDFTIPNYPSRLLSYLEYKIPVIAATDKNTDIGEDIVNNNCGAAVCSDDIESMMKTVNLFAEMDKAEFEKMRQNSWDFLEREFQAYMSYEKIMKSLN, translated from the coding sequence ATGAACGTACTGTTTCTTACTTTAGTAAAAATTGATACTTTACAGCAACGGGGTATTTATCATGATTTGATGCGCGAGTTCTCTGCTCACGGGCATAACCTTTATATTGTATCACCATTAGAAAGAAGGGAGAATAAAAAAACCTGCATTAAAACAGATGGAAATACAAAATTCCTGAATGTAAAAACCTTAAATATCCTGAAAACCAATTTTATTGAAAAAGGAATTTCTACATTATCAATAGAAAAATTATTCTTAAGAGCGATAAAAAAGTATTTTTCTGATGTAAAATTTGATTTGGTTATCTATTCTACACCACCCATTACTTTTACAAATCTTATTAAGTTTATCAAAAAAAGGGATAACGCAAAAACATATTTACTGTTAAAAGATATTTTTCCTCAAAATGCTGTAGATATGCAGTTTATGTCCGAAAAAGGATTTTTTTATAAATATTTCAGAAACAAAGAAAAGGAGCTTTACAATATTTCGGATAAGATTGGATGTATGTCAAAAGCCAATGTTGATTTTGTTTTGAGGCACAATTCTTATATTCCAAAAGAAAAAGTAGAGATCAATCCTAATTCGATTCAAATACAAGGTTTTGAAGAAATATCTCAAGAAGATAAGAATCAAATAAAATCTAAATATAATATTCCGACGGATAAAAAAATATTTATCTACGGCGGAAATCTTGGAAAACCGCAGGGAATAGATTTTCTCATTAAAACTTTAGATGCGGAAAAAGAAAATAAAAAAGGATTTTTCGTCATTGTCGGAGCCGGAACGGAATATGAAAAAATTAAGGATTGGATTGATAAAGCAAATCCAAAAAATGTATTATTAATTTCATTCTTACCTAAAAATGATTACGATCTTTTAGTACGGGTTTGTGATGTAGGATTAATATTTTTGCATAAAGATTTTACGATTCCGAATTATCCTTCAAGATTGTTATCATATCTTGAGTACAAAATTCCTGTAATTGCGGCTACGGATAAAAATACAGATATAGGAGAGGATATTGTAAACAATAATTGTGGGGCAGCAGTTTGTTCAGATGATATAGAATCTATGATGAAAACCGTAAATTTGTTCGCTGAAATGGATAAAGCTGAATTTGAGAAAATGAGACAGAATAGTTGGGATTTTTTAGAAAGAGAATTTCAGGCTTATATGTCTTATGAAAAAATAATGAAATCGTTGAACTAA
- a CDS encoding HAD family hydrolase has protein sequence MKGKYIIFDLDDTLMYEIEYLESAYHEIAELLDIQNKEMLYQDMINWYHDKKDVFGILEEKYSHAKIDLLDIYRNHFPKIKIAEEVKFVLDYIIGKSYKLGLITDGRSVTQRNKLRALDIEDLFDKIIISEEFGSSKPDFKNYEGFMGTEDLDYFYIGDNTKKDFIAPNSLGWVTIALKDAGKNIHKQDFDWSEEHRPQIIINNIKEIISYIN, from the coding sequence ATGAAGGGTAAATATATTATATTTGATCTGGATGATACGCTCATGTATGAAATTGAGTATCTGGAATCGGCATATCATGAAATTGCAGAATTATTGGATATTCAAAATAAGGAAATGCTTTATCAGGATATGATCAATTGGTATCATGATAAAAAAGATGTTTTCGGAATTTTGGAAGAAAAATATTCACATGCAAAGATTGATTTATTGGATATTTACCGAAATCATTTTCCTAAAATTAAAATTGCGGAAGAAGTAAAATTTGTTTTAGATTATATTATAGGGAAGTCATATAAATTAGGATTAATCACAGACGGAAGGTCAGTAACTCAGAGAAATAAATTACGGGCTTTGGATATTGAAGACCTTTTTGATAAGATTATTATTTCTGAAGAATTCGGAAGTTCAAAGCCGGATTTTAAGAATTATGAAGGATTCATGGGCACAGAAGATCTCGATTATTTTTATATCGGAGATAATACCAAAAAAGATTTCATAGCACCTAATAGCTTAGGCTGGGTTACCATCGCATTGAAAGATGCCGGAAAAAACATCCACAAACAGGATTTTGATTGGTCAGAAGAACACAGACCACAAATAATAATAAATAATATTAAAGAGATCATTAGTTATATAAACTAA
- the rfbC gene encoding dTDP-4-dehydrorhamnose 3,5-epimerase, whose protein sequence is MKIKETPLKDCYIIEPTIFEDDRGYFFEKFNEKKFEELTGMNGHFVQDNISKSSYGVLRGLHLQKGEHAQAKLVSCLEGKVWDVAVDLREDSPTFGQWFGIELTEENKLQLYIPRGFGHGFSVLSETAVFAYKCDNFYNKESEGSVKYNDPELNIDWKIEDKDAVLSEKDQNAPGFKEKNF, encoded by the coding sequence ATGAAAATAAAAGAAACCCCACTTAAGGACTGCTACATAATAGAACCCACCATCTTTGAAGACGACAGAGGTTATTTTTTTGAAAAATTTAATGAAAAGAAATTCGAAGAGCTTACCGGGATGAACGGGCACTTCGTTCAGGATAATATTTCAAAGTCTTCTTATGGAGTTCTTCGTGGCCTTCATTTACAGAAAGGTGAGCATGCGCAGGCAAAATTAGTTTCCTGTCTGGAAGGCAAAGTTTGGGATGTAGCAGTGGATTTGAGGGAAGATTCTCCTACTTTCGGACAATGGTTTGGAATAGAGCTTACGGAAGAAAATAAATTACAACTGTACATTCCGCGAGGATTCGGACATGGTTTTTCGGTATTGAGTGAAACAGCCGTTTTTGCTTATAAATGCGACAATTTTTACAATAAAGAATCAGAAGGTAGTGTAAAATACAATGATCCGGAACTGAATATTGACTGGAAAATTGAAGACAAAGATGCCGTTCTTTCCGAAAAGGATCAGAATGCGCCGGGTTTTAAAGAAAAGAATTTTTAA
- a CDS encoding sugar transferase, translating into MYRNFFKRITDFLVSIIGLLVLSPIFLLVMICLFFANQGQPFFFQKRPGKNGEVFSIIKFKTMNDKKDKDGNLLSDAERLTPVGIFVRKTSLDEIPQLINVIKGDMSLIGPRPLLVQYLPIYNNHQARRHEVKPGITGWAQVNGRNAISWKQKFDYDVWYVDNISFLLDIKIIFLTIKKVFIREGISQEGQATMEFFTNNENE; encoded by the coding sequence GTGTACAGAAATTTCTTCAAAAGAATTACGGATTTTTTAGTGTCAATAATCGGACTGCTGGTGCTAAGTCCTATTTTTCTATTGGTCATGATATGTTTATTTTTTGCCAACCAGGGCCAACCTTTTTTCTTTCAAAAAAGACCCGGGAAAAATGGTGAGGTTTTCAGTATCATAAAGTTTAAAACCATGAATGATAAGAAAGATAAAGATGGAAATCTCTTATCAGATGCTGAAAGATTGACACCTGTGGGTATTTTTGTGAGAAAAACTTCTTTAGATGAAATTCCGCAATTGATCAATGTAATAAAAGGCGATATGTCACTCATCGGGCCGAGGCCTCTTTTGGTGCAATATTTACCCATTTACAATAATCATCAGGCAAGACGACATGAAGTAAAACCCGGAATTACAGGATGGGCACAGGTGAATGGAAGAAATGCTATCTCATGGAAACAAAAATTTGATTATGATGTTTGGTATGTGGATAATATCTCTTTTTTACTCGATATAAAAATTATTTTTCTCACCATAAAAAAAGTGTTTATCCGAGAAGGAATTTCCCAGGAAGGCCAAGCTACAATGGAATTTTTTACCAACAACGAAAATGAATAA
- a CDS encoding aminotransferase class I/II-fold pyridoxal phosphate-dependent enzyme has protein sequence MSQKIWLSSPHMGGNELKYINEAFAENWVAPLGPNVNGFEEDLEKFLGKNTKIAALSAGTAALHLALIQCGVQYGDEVICQSMTFSASANPIAYCGANPVFIDSEPETWNMCPVALRNAIEDRIRNGKKPKAIIVVHLYGMPAKMDEIVSIAKEFDIELIEDAAEALGSTYKGQACGTFGRFGILSFNGNKIITTSGGGALVCHSQEDKDKIVFLSTQARDNAPHYQHSHIGFNYRMSNIVAGIGRGQMEVLKNRVEARRSMHDFYVDLFKNIDGVTVFSEPSSDFYSNHWLSAIIVDPSVTGKTREELRLAFLEDNIESRPLWKPMHLQPIFENAPYYGTNVSGKLFDDGLCLPSGSNLTEEEKERIAKVISNFFSN, from the coding sequence ATGTCACAAAAAATCTGGTTATCATCTCCGCATATGGGAGGGAATGAACTAAAGTATATCAATGAAGCTTTCGCTGAGAATTGGGTGGCTCCGCTAGGGCCGAATGTGAATGGTTTTGAAGAAGACCTGGAAAAATTTTTAGGAAAAAATACCAAGATTGCTGCCTTATCAGCTGGAACTGCAGCTCTGCATTTAGCCTTAATTCAGTGTGGAGTACAGTATGGAGATGAGGTGATTTGTCAGTCGATGACGTTTTCTGCATCAGCAAATCCGATCGCTTATTGCGGTGCAAATCCGGTTTTTATAGACAGCGAACCGGAAACATGGAATATGTGTCCTGTAGCTCTTAGAAATGCTATTGAAGACAGAATCCGAAATGGGAAAAAGCCAAAAGCCATCATTGTAGTTCATCTTTACGGGATGCCTGCAAAAATGGATGAGATCGTTTCTATTGCAAAAGAATTTGATATTGAACTGATTGAAGATGCTGCAGAAGCATTAGGATCTACATATAAAGGTCAGGCTTGCGGAACTTTCGGACGTTTTGGAATCTTAAGTTTTAATGGAAACAAAATTATAACGACTTCCGGAGGCGGAGCCTTGGTTTGTCACTCTCAGGAAGATAAGGATAAAATCGTTTTTCTTTCTACTCAGGCAAGAGATAATGCGCCTCATTATCAGCATTCTCATATTGGGTTTAATTATAGAATGAGCAATATCGTGGCCGGAATTGGCAGAGGGCAGATGGAAGTTCTGAAAAATAGAGTGGAAGCCCGCCGTTCTATGCATGATTTTTATGTGGATTTATTTAAAAATATTGATGGAGTGACTGTATTTTCCGAGCCATCTTCAGATTTTTATTCTAATCATTGGCTTTCTGCAATTATAGTAGATCCTTCTGTCACAGGGAAAACAAGAGAAGAACTTAGACTGGCTTTCTTGGAAGATAACATAGAATCTCGACCGTTGTGGAAACCGATGCATCTACAGCCAATTTTTGAAAATGCACCGTATTATGGAACTAATGTTTCGGGAAAACTTTTTGATGACGGGCTTTGTCTCCCTTCCGGATCAAATCTTACGGAAGAAGAAAAGGAGAGAATCGCTAAAGTGATCAGCAATTTTTTTAGCAATTAA
- a CDS encoding ATP-grasp domain-containing protein: MNNILITSAGQRVSLVRAFQKEIKKIDENGKVFTVDLNPVLAPACHVSDGYKQINRVTESNYIANLLEICKSWDIKIIIPTIDTELLILAKHKSFFLQNGIIPIISSENFIEKCRDKRIINEFFKEKNIEIPKQFDKDNMSFPLFIKPYDGSLSKDIFLIKEPSELTDYHMQNPKLMFMEYIDQTIYDEYTVDTYYDKKGELKCVVPRKRIFVRAGEVNKGVTQKNEIENYVRQNIPQIDGAVGCLTMQFFFHPGDKRIIAIEINPRFGGGYPLSYLAGANYPGWILKEYLLGENISYFDGWESNLLMLRYDDEILVHNYEG, encoded by the coding sequence ATGAATAATATACTAATAACTTCCGCTGGGCAAAGGGTTTCTTTGGTTCGTGCATTTCAAAAGGAAATAAAAAAGATTGATGAGAATGGTAAAGTTTTCACCGTAGATCTTAATCCTGTTTTAGCGCCTGCTTGTCATGTCTCAGATGGATATAAACAAATTAACAGAGTTACAGAATCAAATTATATTGCCAATCTGTTAGAGATTTGTAAAAGTTGGGATATTAAAATCATAATTCCTACGATCGATACAGAACTTCTTATTTTAGCAAAGCATAAATCTTTCTTCCTGCAAAACGGGATTATTCCTATTATTTCTTCAGAAAATTTTATTGAAAAATGCAGGGATAAAAGGATCATCAACGAATTTTTTAAAGAAAAAAATATAGAAATTCCAAAGCAATTTGATAAGGATAATATGTCGTTTCCTTTATTTATAAAACCTTACGACGGATCCTTAAGTAAAGATATATTTTTAATAAAAGAACCTTCGGAACTTACTGATTATCATATGCAAAATCCTAAACTTATGTTTATGGAGTATATAGATCAGACTATTTACGATGAATATACGGTGGATACTTATTATGATAAGAAAGGAGAGTTGAAATGCGTGGTTCCAAGAAAACGTATTTTTGTAAGGGCTGGTGAAGTAAATAAAGGGGTGACGCAGAAAAACGAGATAGAAAATTATGTAAGACAAAATATTCCCCAGATTGATGGCGCGGTAGGTTGCCTTACGATGCAGTTCTTTTTTCATCCGGGGGATAAAAGAATTATTGCCATAGAAATAAACCCTCGCTTTGGAGGAGGTTATCCTTTAAGTTATCTTGCGGGAGCAAATTATCCGGGATGGATTTTAAAAGAATATTTATTGGGTGAAAATATTTCCTACTTTGATGGGTGGGAGAGTAATTTATTAATGCTTCGTTATGATGATGAGATTTTAGTTCATAATTATGAAGGGTAA